In Anolis carolinensis isolate JA03-04 unplaced genomic scaffold, rAnoCar3.1.pri scaffold_14, whole genome shotgun sequence, the following proteins share a genomic window:
- the hdgf gene encoding hepatoma-derived growth factor: MSRSNRPRDYQCGDLVFAKMKGYPHWPARIDEMPESAVKSASNKYQVFFFGTHETAFLGPKDLFPYEECKAKFGKANKRKGFSEGLWEIENNPTVKASGYQPTQKKASATEDAKGERESGKKGSPEGSSDEEGNLVIDEQSKEKNEKAAGNKRKAEGTLEDSSPKRLKEAEGQEDAGEEKPSGEDAPKEPAEKQKPSLPEGEPEKNSSGSGNPSEKPKAEDEGKDKTTTEEEEEEDEEDEEEEEESRDHKESL, from the exons ATGTCCCGCTCCAACCGGCCGCGCGACTATCAGTGCGGGGACCTGGTCTTCGCCAAGATGAAGGGCTACCCGCACTGGCCCGCCCGG ATCGATGAGATGCCAGAGTCAGCCGTCAAATCGGCTTCCAACAAATACCaagtctttttctttgggactcaTGAAAC GGCATTCCTGGGGCCCAAAGACCTCTTCCCGTACGAGGAGTGCAAGGCCAAGTTTGGCAAGGCCAATAAGCGGAAAGGCTTCAGCGAAGGCCTCTGGGAGATTGAAAACAACCCTACCGTCAAGGCCTCGGGATACCAG CCCACCCAGAAGAAGGCCTCTGCCACGGAAGATGCCAAGGGCGAGCGGGAGAGTGGCAAGAAAGGCAGCCCGGAGGGGAGCAGCGACGAAGAGGGCAACCTGGTGATCGACGAGCAGTCCAAGGAGAAGAACGAGAAGGCAGCCGGGAATAAAAGGAAAGCAGAGGGCACCCTGGAG GACTCCTCCCCCAAGCGCCTCAAGGAAGCCGAGGGTCAAGAGGATGCTGGCGAGGAGAAGCCCAGTGGCGAGGATGCCCCCAAGGAGCCGGCCGAGAAGCAAAAGCCCAGCCTCCCAGAAGGAGAGCCAGAGAAGAACAGCAGCGGGAGCGGGAACCCCTCCGAGAAGCCCAAAGCGGAGGACGAGGGGAAGGACAAGACCACcaccgaggaagaggaggaagaggacgaggaggatgaggaggaagaggaagaaagcagagatcacaaggagag CCTGTAA